Proteins encoded in a region of the Mucilaginibacter sabulilitoris genome:
- the aroQ gene encoding type II 3-dehydroquinate dehydratase, translating to MNIQIINGPNLNLLGVREKSIYGNTSFDTFLEELRKRYPAITLSYYQSNVEGEIINKLHEIGFSYDGIVMNAGAYTHTSIAIADAIAAINTPVIEVHISNVHKREEFRHKSMLAANCKGVIAGFGMDSYRLAIENFLTA from the coding sequence ATGAATATACAAATTATAAACGGCCCTAATTTAAACCTGCTTGGCGTACGCGAAAAATCAATTTATGGTAATACCAGCTTTGATACTTTCCTGGAAGAATTACGTAAGCGCTATCCAGCCATTACCCTCAGCTATTACCAAAGTAATGTGGAAGGCGAAATTATAAATAAACTGCATGAAATTGGTTTTAGTTACGATGGAATTGTAATGAACGCGGGCGCATACACCCACACTTCCATTGCCATTGCCGATGCTATTGCCGCTATAAATACTCCCGTTATTGAGGTGCATATTTCAAATGTGCACAAACGCGAGGAGTTCAGGCACAAATCGATGCTGGCTGCTAACTGCAAGGGAGTGATAGCCGGTTTTGGTATGGACTCCTACCGCCTGGCTATTGAAAACTTTTTGACCGCATAA
- a CDS encoding mechanosensitive ion channel family protein: MQKLHKVTACCLLFIMLFSCAGVLAQTKKKKSRSVRDSLRAAILSRDSMMRSLKRSDTSVNNLLQKVEYYTSSFNQIKTNLAKQLDTVDISTQLPRYEKRIGLIKSLIDNDKSSTLRYLYAIRDILTRSDDQLDLWQEELADINSKLIQNQTDLNAISQDSVLKILPADSSLATTFLIQKIAIDSKYHRLDTVNKKLMVKIGLLQNRTSSVYISILDLKDQIDLKIRDFSIRALSAEYSDIWDMKADEGSNFGEAFSKTVNMNSKLFSFFVGRDILIHLSGLLVLLGFLTWVYASRNKIRKTNEAYENVFSQASYVIHYPLISSVIIAFTLVPNFYDHPPVVVLETFFVVLITALLYLARKTCTKPLFNYLLLLFIITNIYCVSNLFIQVTNADRIVILLLGLASIFISVRLLPAVRKSPGDFLPHTGIVLKFFILLQVISFICNVFGRFSMAKIIGVTAVHNLWLAMAMYYIVQMIMEALFLQLEASKNSSNLSSYIDFQLLKNKFRSILTVLTSVLWLVMLTQNLSIEDAVFTHIEDFLTTNRSIGGTNTQFTFQSVIIFIAVIWLSSITSKIISYLYDVSARHKHDMDVLKKKNRTSTLLIRIGVIAIGFFLAVAASGVPLDKITIIISAFGIGIGFGLQNIVNNLVSGLILAFEKPVQVGDIIEVDSRSGTILDIGIRASKIATSDGAEVIIPNGDLISHHVINWTLSNNNRRVELIVGVAYGTNIEKVKGLLNGVLNAHNDIMTTPEPSVLLHNLSESSVDFRVLFWAADINTWLGLKSSVLTDIYDVFNNEGIEIPFPQQDVHVLMPPDSQLTATQIKEKDQQVKKVKSTDTDDTKSNPPDQDQ; encoded by the coding sequence ATGCAAAAATTACATAAAGTTACCGCCTGCTGTTTATTGTTTATTATGCTTTTTTCGTGTGCCGGTGTGCTGGCACAAACCAAAAAGAAAAAATCACGCTCAGTAAGGGATTCGCTCCGGGCGGCAATCCTATCGCGCGACTCCATGATGCGGTCGCTTAAACGGTCAGACACATCGGTAAATAACTTGCTGCAAAAGGTTGAATACTATACATCTTCCTTTAACCAGATCAAAACAAATCTCGCTAAACAACTCGATACGGTTGATATCAGTACGCAACTGCCCAGGTATGAAAAACGTATCGGCCTTATCAAATCATTAATTGACAATGATAAATCGAGCACACTGCGTTATTTATATGCCATACGTGATATATTAACACGCAGCGATGACCAACTCGACCTATGGCAGGAAGAACTTGCTGATATCAATTCCAAGCTGATCCAGAACCAAACAGACCTTAATGCCATATCGCAAGACAGTGTTTTAAAGATCCTGCCGGCCGACAGTTCGCTGGCCACTACCTTCCTGATACAGAAAATAGCTATCGACAGCAAGTACCACCGGTTGGATACGGTTAATAAAAAGCTGATGGTAAAAATAGGTCTGCTGCAAAACCGTACATCATCGGTATACATATCTATACTTGACTTAAAAGATCAGATTGACCTTAAAATACGCGATTTCAGTATCAGGGCATTATCTGCCGAATACAGCGATATATGGGATATGAAAGCCGATGAAGGCAGTAATTTTGGAGAGGCGTTTTCAAAAACGGTCAATATGAACTCCAAGCTTTTCAGCTTTTTTGTTGGGCGCGACATATTGATACACCTTTCCGGGTTATTGGTTTTATTAGGATTTTTGACATGGGTATATGCCAGTCGCAATAAAATACGCAAAACCAATGAGGCTTATGAAAATGTGTTTAGCCAGGCCAGTTATGTTATACATTACCCGCTTATCTCGTCGGTAATTATTGCTTTTACACTTGTACCCAATTTTTACGACCATCCGCCGGTAGTAGTGCTGGAAACGTTTTTTGTGGTGCTGATAACAGCTTTACTTTACCTGGCCAGGAAAACCTGCACCAAACCGTTATTCAATTACCTTTTACTATTATTTATCATCACTAATATTTACTGTGTAAGCAACCTGTTTATACAGGTAACCAACGCCGATAGGATAGTTATTTTGTTACTCGGCCTCGCTTCTATTTTTATCAGTGTAAGGCTTCTGCCGGCTGTCCGGAAATCACCGGGTGATTTTTTACCTCATACCGGCATTGTACTTAAGTTTTTTATTCTGCTGCAGGTAATATCATTTATATGTAATGTGTTCGGGCGGTTTAGTATGGCCAAAATAATTGGTGTAACTGCCGTGCATAACCTGTGGCTGGCCATGGCCATGTATTACATAGTGCAAATGATTATGGAAGCCTTGTTTTTGCAGCTGGAAGCCAGCAAAAACAGCAGCAACCTGAGCTCTTATATCGATTTTCAGTTACTTAAAAATAAGTTCAGAAGCATACTTACCGTATTAACCAGTGTACTGTGGCTGGTTATGCTTACCCAAAACCTGAGTATTGAAGATGCGGTATTTACGCATATTGAAGACTTTTTAACAACCAACCGCAGCATTGGAGGCACCAACACCCAGTTCACTTTTCAAAGTGTGATCATATTTATAGCTGTGATCTGGCTTTCGTCTATAACCTCTAAAATCATCAGTTACCTGTATGATGTATCGGCCAGGCACAAACATGATATGGATGTGTTGAAAAAGAAAAACCGAACTTCTACCCTGTTGATCCGTATTGGCGTTATAGCCATTGGTTTTTTTCTGGCGGTGGCCGCATCTGGTGTACCTCTTGATAAAATTACCATCATCATCAGCGCGTTTGGTATAGGCATAGGCTTCGGTTTACAAAACATTGTGAACAACCTGGTTTCAGGTTTAATACTGGCCTTTGAAAAACCGGTTCAAGTGGGTGATATTATTGAAGTCGACAGCCGTTCGGGCACCATATTGGATATTGGCATACGCGCCAGCAAAATTGCCACCAGCGATGGCGCTGAAGTTATAATCCCCAACGGCGACCTGATTTCGCACCACGTAATTAACTGGACTCTAAGCAATAACAACCGCCGGGTTGAACTGATTGTTGGTGTGGCCTATGGCACCAATATTGAAAAGGTTAAAGGCTTGCTCAATGGCGTGCTAAATGCCCATAACGACATTATGACCACACCAGAACCATCTGTACTGCTGCATAACCTGAGTGAAAGCTCTGTAGATTTCCGCGTGCTTTTCTGGGCTGCTGATATTAATACCTGGTTAGGTCTTAAAAGCAGTGTACTGACAGATATTTATGATGTATTCAATAACGAGGGTATCGAAATACCATTCCCTCAGCAGGATGTGCATGTGCTGATGCCGCCAGATAGTCAGCTTACAGCCACACAGATTAAAGAGAAAGATCAGCAGGTAAAGAAGGTGAAAAGCACCGATACGGATGATACTAAATCAAATCCGCCGGATCAAGATCAGTAA
- a CDS encoding IMPACT family protein, giving the protein MLFDDTYRTIEKPTESIFRDRGSKFLGYAYPINSENDIKAIIARLKAEHPKANHHCWAMRLSIDRSVFRVNDDGEPSGTAGRPILNTLLSSDLTNILVVVVRYFGGTLLGVPGLINAYKAATEEALNQAAVISKTVNDIYTITFDYLQMNDVMRIVKDDNLVILHQQFDNSCTIQVSVRKTQVEQTIMKMNKVDGVSVKYDYSL; this is encoded by the coding sequence ATGCTTTTCGACGATACTTACAGAACTATTGAAAAACCAACCGAAAGCATATTTCGAGACCGCGGCAGCAAATTCCTCGGGTATGCTTATCCCATAAACTCTGAAAATGATATCAAGGCTATTATAGCCAGGCTAAAGGCAGAACACCCCAAGGCCAATCATCATTGCTGGGCCATGCGTTTAAGTATTGACCGTTCAGTATTTAGGGTTAATGATGATGGCGAACCTTCTGGCACAGCAGGCCGGCCGATACTTAACACATTACTCTCCAGCGATTTAACCAATATCCTGGTAGTTGTAGTGCGTTATTTTGGCGGTACACTATTGGGTGTCCCCGGTTTAATTAACGCCTATAAAGCGGCTACAGAGGAAGCTCTTAACCAGGCAGCTGTTATCAGTAAAACAGTTAACGATATTTATACTATCACATTTGATTACCTGCAAATGAACGATGTAATGCGCATCGTAAAGGACGATAACCTCGTCATTTTGCATCAGCAGTTTGATAATAGCTGTACAATACAGGTATCTGTCCGCAAAACCCAGGTAGAACAAACCATCATGAAAATGAACAAGGTGGACGGCGTTAGCGTTAAATATGATTATAGTTTATAA
- the xerD gene encoding site-specific tyrosine recombinase XerD — MEWRSAIKGFQAYLKLEKSLADNSIESYGRDIEKLCQFSNFQIIKLKPETITLSNLRQFIGWINELGMIPSSQARILSGIKAFYKYLLMEDIIKADPSELLESPKIQRKLPDTLSYQDINKLIAAIDLSKPEGARNKAILETLYGSGLRVSELTELKLSNLYLDIEFIKVTGKGNKERLVPIGAEAIKALKIWIENVRVHVDIKKGEEDIVFLNRRGTRLSRVYIFLMIKELVEITGLKKTVSPHTFRHSFATHLVEGGADLRAVQEMLGHESITTTEIYTHLDREYLKSTISQFHPRH; from the coding sequence TTGGAGTGGCGTTCGGCAATAAAAGGTTTTCAGGCCTATTTGAAGTTAGAGAAATCGCTTGCCGATAACTCCATTGAATCTTACGGTAGGGATATAGAAAAATTATGTCAATTTTCTAATTTTCAAATAATTAAGTTAAAACCTGAAACAATTACTTTAAGTAATTTGCGCCAGTTTATCGGCTGGATAAACGAACTGGGCATGATCCCCTCATCGCAGGCGCGGATACTATCGGGCATAAAAGCTTTTTATAAATACCTGCTCATGGAGGATATTATAAAGGCAGATCCTTCCGAATTATTGGAATCGCCCAAGATACAACGCAAGCTCCCGGATACATTGAGCTACCAGGATATTAATAAACTGATAGCCGCTATTGATTTATCCAAACCAGAGGGGGCACGCAATAAAGCCATCCTGGAAACCCTTTATGGCAGTGGTTTGCGGGTATCGGAACTTACGGAACTTAAACTCTCAAACCTTTACCTTGATATTGAATTCATAAAAGTAACAGGTAAAGGAAATAAAGAACGGCTGGTGCCTATAGGTGCCGAAGCGATCAAGGCCCTCAAAATATGGATTGAAAATGTGCGCGTACATGTTGACATAAAAAAGGGTGAGGAGGATATTGTTTTTTTAAACAGGAGAGGGACAAGGCTAAGCCGTGTTTATATATTTCTGATGATAAAGGAGCTGGTTGAAATTACCGGTTTAAAGAAAACCGTAAGCCCGCACACTTTCAGGCATTCATTTGCAACGCATTTGGTTGAGGGTGGCGCCGATTTAAGAGCCGTACAGGAAATGCTGGGGCATGAAAGCATCACCACCACCGAAATTTATACCCACCTTGACAGGGAATACCTCAAAAGCACCATTAGCCAGTTCCACCCCCGGCATTAG
- the ribD gene encoding bifunctional diaminohydroxyphosphoribosylaminopyrimidine deaminase/5-amino-6-(5-phosphoribosylamino)uracil reductase RibD, translating to MVKHEKYMQRCIELAQLGAGQVSPNPMVGAVVVHDGRIIGEGYHQQYGQAHAEVNAINQVISKFDNAAELLKQAAIYVSLEPCAHYGKTPPCADLIIKHQIPLVVVGCRDPFEQVDGKGIEKLKAAGIEVITGVLEEECQWLNRRFFTRVQKHRPYIILKWAQTNDGFFAPADGSQLWITGEQSRRLVHKWRSEEDAILVGKNTAAIDNPQLNVRYWEGKSPRRVVIDRRLELNKDLNIFDQSVETLIFNEVKFDVDGKNRYIALEDFDRYVPQYILYQLYLQDIQSVIIEGGARTLQAFIEANLWDEARVFTGKNVLEKGIKAPQITGIIAEEIPSGDDRLQIVYNKPII from the coding sequence ATGGTTAAACATGAAAAATATATGCAGCGCTGTATTGAGCTTGCTCAGTTGGGTGCCGGGCAGGTAAGCCCAAACCCGATGGTGGGCGCAGTGGTAGTGCATGATGGCAGGATAATAGGTGAGGGCTATCATCAGCAGTATGGCCAGGCGCATGCCGAAGTGAACGCCATAAACCAGGTTATCAGCAAATTTGATAACGCTGCCGAACTGTTAAAGCAGGCTGCAATATATGTTTCGTTAGAGCCCTGTGCACACTATGGTAAAACACCGCCCTGTGCCGATCTCATCATCAAGCACCAGATACCTTTAGTGGTTGTAGGTTGCCGCGACCCGTTTGAGCAGGTTGATGGCAAAGGCATCGAGAAACTAAAAGCTGCTGGCATTGAGGTAATTACCGGGGTATTGGAAGAGGAATGCCAATGGCTCAACCGCCGGTTTTTTACCCGTGTGCAAAAACACAGGCCATATATTATATTAAAATGGGCGCAAACCAACGATGGCTTTTTTGCCCCCGCTGATGGCAGCCAGCTTTGGATTACCGGGGAACAATCGCGCAGGCTGGTGCATAAATGGCGCAGCGAAGAGGACGCCATACTGGTTGGCAAAAACACTGCAGCTATTGATAATCCGCAATTAAATGTACGATATTGGGAAGGCAAATCCCCCCGGAGGGTTGTGATTGACAGACGTTTGGAGTTAAATAAAGACTTAAATATATTTGATCAATCGGTTGAAACACTTATATTTAATGAGGTAAAGTTTGATGTGGACGGTAAAAACAGGTACATAGCCCTGGAAGACTTTGACCGCTACGTACCCCAATATATTTTATACCAGTTATATCTTCAAGACATACAATCCGTTATTATTGAAGGCGGAGCCCGCACCCTGCAAGCTTTTATTGAAGCAAACCTTTGGGACGAGGCCCGAGTTTTTACAGGAAAAAATGTTTTAGAAAAGGGTATAAAAGCCCCACAAATAACAGGTATAATTGCCGAAGAAATTCCGTCGGGCGATGACCGCCTGCAAATTGTATATAACAAGCCAATTATATAA
- the prmC gene encoding peptide chain release factor N(5)-glutamine methyltransferase has protein sequence MITIKDVFEDYKLLNKVYEANEVEAITLLAISEISNLSKAYIKAFPEKELNNDQALKLKDTLNRLQTGEPIQYILGRTEFYGLPFLVNSSVLIPRPETEELVEWILYSLGERQKEDERQKAKGERFGKQAENNILDIGTGSGCIAISLKKNLPGARVSAIDISESALQTAKANAELNEVDVNFINVDILDPQLKTQNSKLSIYNIIVSNPPYVTLDDKKQMHSNVTDFEPHTALFVPEHDPLVFYKAITDFALLNLVPGGLLFFEINENFGNETMEMLNTRGFRDVMVRKDMSGRDRMIKAQRP, from the coding sequence ATGATTACCATTAAGGATGTTTTTGAAGATTACAAACTACTGAACAAAGTTTATGAAGCCAACGAGGTAGAAGCCATCACCCTACTGGCCATCAGCGAAATAAGCAATTTATCAAAAGCATACATTAAAGCATTTCCGGAAAAGGAGCTTAATAACGATCAGGCTTTAAAATTAAAGGACACCCTCAACAGACTGCAAACCGGTGAGCCTATCCAGTATATTTTAGGACGGACTGAATTTTACGGACTGCCCTTTTTGGTAAACTCATCCGTGCTTATTCCCCGGCCCGAGACAGAAGAATTGGTTGAGTGGATACTTTATTCTTTAGGCGAAAGGCAAAAGGAAGACGAAAGGCAAAAGGCGAAAGGCGAAAGGTTTGGGAAACAAGCTGAAAACAACATTCTTGATATTGGTACCGGCAGCGGTTGTATAGCCATCAGTTTGAAGAAGAACTTGCCTGGTGCCCGGGTTTCGGCTATTGATATTTCTGAAAGCGCATTGCAAACCGCTAAGGCAAATGCTGAATTGAATGAAGTTGATGTAAATTTTATAAATGTCGATATTTTAGATCCACAACTCAAAACTCAAAACTCAAAACTCTCCATTTACAACATCATTGTAAGCAACCCGCCTTACGTTACATTAGACGATAAAAAGCAAATGCACAGCAACGTGACTGATTTCGAGCCGCATACAGCCCTGTTTGTTCCTGAGCATGACCCGCTTGTGTTTTATAAAGCCATTACCGACTTCGCTTTGCTGAACCTGGTACCTGGCGGCCTGTTGTTTTTTGAGATCAATGAAAATTTTGGCAATGAAACAATGGAGATGTTAAATACCAGGGGGTTTAGGGATGTAATGGTAAGAAAAGACATGAGCGGCCGGGACCGTATGATTAAAGCTCAAAGACCATAG
- a CDS encoding EamA family transporter yields the protein MLYVFLSICCSVVVSVLLKLAKRYHIDIFQAITWNYSMAILLTWVFFRPQLTNLNDAPVYNYLALGILFPLLFVIMAVSVRVAGIVRTDVAQRLSLFIPILAAFFLFDESKDLIKIIGVALAFVAIICSVQWQNAARSRVARNSWVYLLAVFLGFGVIDVLLKQITRVSNVPFTAAIFVIFILAFVLCMITLIYQIVTKKTKFSWPHILIGWILGVANFGNILFYLKAHQKLADSPSAVFSSMNIGVIIVGTFIGVFIFKEKLSTLNKVGIAVAVLAIVVIYFPKTFGFLHF from the coding sequence ATGCTATATGTTTTTTTAAGTATTTGCTGCAGTGTTGTAGTTTCTGTTTTGCTGAAACTGGCCAAGCGTTACCATATTGATATTTTTCAGGCCATTACCTGGAATTACTCTATGGCTATATTGCTTACGTGGGTTTTCTTCAGGCCTCAGCTCACCAATCTTAATGATGCGCCTGTTTATAATTACCTTGCACTTGGCATACTGTTTCCGTTGCTATTTGTAATTATGGCTGTATCAGTAAGAGTGGCGGGTATAGTACGTACTGATGTAGCCCAGCGCCTGTCGTTGTTTATTCCCATTTTGGCAGCGTTCTTTTTATTTGATGAATCAAAAGATCTGATCAAGATTATCGGTGTGGCGCTGGCGTTTGTTGCAATTATATGCTCTGTCCAGTGGCAAAACGCGGCCCGCAGCCGTGTTGCAAGAAACTCATGGGTTTATTTGCTGGCGGTGTTTTTGGGTTTCGGCGTTATAGATGTGCTTTTAAAACAAATAACCAGGGTTAGCAATGTGCCATTTACGGCGGCTATCTTTGTGATTTTTATACTGGCTTTCGTGCTGTGCATGATTACGCTGATATACCAGATAGTTACCAAGAAAACAAAATTCTCCTGGCCGCATATCCTTATCGGCTGGATATTGGGTGTAGCTAACTTTGGTAACATACTGTTTTATTTAAAGGCCCACCAAAAGCTGGCCGATAGTCCGTCGGCGGTATTCTCGTCTATGAACATTGGGGTAATTATAGTAGGGACATTTATCGGGGTGTTTATATTTAAAGAGAAATTAAGTACGCTTAATAAAGTAGGCATTGCGGTGGCTGTATTGGCCATAGTTGTCATATACTTTCCGAAAACGTTTGGATTCCTTCATTTTTAA
- a CDS encoding lysophospholipid acyltransferase family protein, whose product MIKKGFLRLGIFFLYLISLLPFWFLYLIADILFVIIYYLVRYRRDVVQQNLANAFPEKTAKERHDIEFKYYRYLADLIVETVKMITISEKQIQRRVVATNSELVHEYFAKGKSIIAVAGHYCNWEMAALNFNFVTDKRFMIVYKPLSNAIFNDFFIKVRSRFGGQPVAMKQTMRKMVEYRNELTVSVLVGDQTPVMHEVNYFTNFLNQPTAVFLGIEKISKAIDAAVVFYDMKRVKRGYYNYTLIPLTETPKQTAEHEITDVHVQYLEGMIRREPQYWLWSHRRWKFKPEDTHK is encoded by the coding sequence ATGATAAAAAAAGGGTTTTTAAGGTTAGGGATATTTTTTTTATACCTGATATCGCTACTTCCCTTTTGGTTTCTGTACCTTATCGCTGATATTTTATTCGTTATTATTTATTATTTGGTGCGTTATCGCAGGGATGTTGTACAGCAGAACCTAGCCAATGCCTTCCCCGAAAAAACAGCAAAAGAGCGCCACGATATTGAATTTAAATATTACCGCTATCTTGCCGACCTGATAGTGGAAACGGTAAAAATGATCACCATATCTGAGAAACAGATCCAGCGCCGTGTGGTAGCAACCAACTCCGAGCTGGTGCATGAGTATTTTGCCAAAGGAAAAAGCATTATAGCAGTTGCCGGGCATTATTGCAACTGGGAAATGGCCGCCCTTAATTTCAATTTTGTTACTGATAAACGGTTCATGATCGTGTATAAACCATTATCAAATGCCATATTTAATGATTTTTTTATCAAGGTGCGTTCGCGTTTTGGCGGGCAGCCGGTGGCTATGAAACAAACCATGCGTAAAATGGTTGAGTACAGGAATGAACTAACCGTGAGTGTATTGGTTGGCGACCAAACCCCGGTGATGCACGAAGTAAATTACTTTACTAATTTTTTAAATCAACCAACTGCCGTATTTTTGGGCATCGAAAAAATATCAAAAGCTATTGACGCTGCCGTGGTGTTTTACGATATGAAACGCGTAAAAAGAGGCTATTATAATTATACTTTGATTCCCTTAACTGAAACCCCCAAACAAACCGCCGAGCATGAGATAACAGACGTGCATGTGCAATACCTGGAAGGGATGATTAGGAGGGAGCCGCAATATTGGCTATGGTCTCACCGGAGGTGGAAGTTTAAGCCGGAGGACACACATAAATGA
- a CDS encoding glycosyltransferase family 2 protein, translating into MIDTPKVAVVILNWNGVKYLKQFLPSVLASTWPGLEIVIGDNASSDDSVAFIKENYPCIKVIQNDRNYGFTGGYNRVLSQVDADYYILLNSDVEVVPGWIEPVIALMESDALVAAAAPKILSYAQKDQFEHAGAAGGFIDSFGYPFCRGRMFYEVEHDLGQYEQSGEIFWASGASLFIKKKYWDEAGGFDEYFFAHMEEIDLCWRLKNMGCKVMYCAQSTIYHVGGGTLNAENPFKTYLNFRNNLLLLKKNLPFLKAFFVIMIRFWMDLLAIVRFLAEGKRKDAWAVSRAHQNFVLSIFGIRVSGYGVKDLRNGDKKASPKTHSSKRITHNLKGMFKGSIVWNFFVKKKTRFTDLDPADLI; encoded by the coding sequence ATGATTGATACACCAAAAGTTGCTGTAGTTATATTAAACTGGAACGGCGTTAAATACCTCAAGCAATTTCTTCCTTCTGTTTTGGCATCAACATGGCCGGGGCTGGAAATAGTTATCGGGGACAATGCTTCGTCCGATGATTCTGTCGCTTTTATAAAGGAGAACTATCCGTGTATAAAGGTTATACAAAACGACCGCAATTATGGCTTTACCGGTGGTTATAATCGTGTACTCAGCCAGGTAGATGCCGATTACTATATTTTGCTCAACTCTGATGTTGAAGTAGTGCCGGGCTGGATTGAGCCTGTAATTGCTTTAATGGAAAGCGATGCACTAGTTGCTGCCGCCGCGCCCAAAATATTGTCATACGCGCAAAAAGACCAGTTTGAACACGCCGGGGCTGCCGGCGGGTTTATTGACAGCTTCGGTTATCCGTTTTGCAGGGGCCGTATGTTTTATGAGGTTGAGCACGATTTGGGGCAATACGAACAATCGGGCGAAATATTCTGGGCATCGGGTGCATCCTTATTTATTAAAAAGAAATACTGGGACGAAGCCGGTGGCTTTGATGAATACTTTTTTGCACACATGGAAGAAATTGACCTTTGCTGGCGCTTAAAAAATATGGGCTGCAAGGTTATGTATTGTGCGCAATCAACCATATATCATGTGGGTGGAGGCACACTCAATGCCGAAAACCCGTTTAAAACCTACTTGAATTTCAGGAATAACCTGCTGCTGTTAAAAAAGAACCTGCCTTTTCTGAAAGCTTTTTTTGTGATCATGATCCGTTTCTGGATGGACCTGCTGGCCATTGTGAGGTTTTTGGCCGAAGGTAAACGTAAAGATGCCTGGGCGGTGAGCCGTGCGCATCAAAACTTTGTACTGAGCATTTTCGGCATCCGGGTATCAGGATATGGCGTTAAGGACCTGCGCAACGGCGATAAAAAGGCTTCACCAAAAACGCACAGCTCCAAACGGATAACGCACAATCTGAAAGGCATGTTCAAAGGCAGCATTGTGTGGAACTTTTTTGTTAAAAAGAAAACCAGGTTTACTGATCTTGATCCGGCGGATTTGATTTAG
- a CDS encoding WbqC family protein — MIEKGAVFPMFYLPPVEYFVQLNTYKPDILIEREEHFPKQTYRNRANIYSPDGSLALVVPVIKGSKNHTKVKDVKISYDFEWQRLHWQSLGACYRRSAYFEYYEDDFAAFYQKQKQTTYLFDYNDELLKLLLKLLKIKTEINYSEEYHADYTSVPDFRTSIHPKKETQLQQKPYFQVFEDRNGFLKNLSIVDLLFNQGPQSINYL; from the coding sequence ATGATTGAAAAAGGTGCTGTGTTCCCTATGTTTTATCTTCCGCCGGTTGAGTATTTTGTACAATTAAATACTTATAAACCTGATATTCTGATAGAAAGAGAAGAACACTTTCCAAAACAAACTTACCGCAACCGCGCCAATATTTACTCGCCCGATGGCTCGTTGGCATTGGTGGTGCCGGTTATTAAAGGTTCAAAAAATCACACGAAAGTTAAAGATGTTAAAATAAGCTACGATTTTGAGTGGCAGCGTTTACACTGGCAAAGCCTGGGCGCCTGCTACCGCAGATCGGCATATTTTGAATATTATGAAGACGATTTCGCGGCGTTTTACCAAAAACAAAAACAAACCACTTATCTTTTTGATTATAACGATGAGCTTTTAAAACTCCTGCTAAAACTGCTCAAAATTAAAACAGAAATAAATTACAGCGAAGAATATCACGCTGACTATACATCGGTGCCTGATTTCAGAACATCAATACATCCTAAAAAAGAAACTCAATTGCAGCAAAAACCTTATTTTCAGGTTTTTGAAGACCGAAACGGGTTCCTGAAAAATTTGAGTATTGTTGATCTGTTATTTAACCAGGGGCCTCAAAGTATTAATTATTTATAA